From the genome of Penaeus monodon isolate SGIC_2016 chromosome 16, NSTDA_Pmon_1, whole genome shotgun sequence, one region includes:
- the LOC119582730 gene encoding UDP-N-acetylglucosamine transporter-like codes for MGGLMRTTAWDDQASGGWLKKHLFSIKTLSLIVLSVQTSTMVLLLRYSRTPTTSNQTPYIITTAVLLSEILKLGLSLGFLHIEAGKVLRVTLHRLYRDVLMNVWETFKLAVPACLYVVQNNLLFIALSNLDAATYQVTYQLKILTTAIFSWVILGKHLSPIHWLSLCFLMLGVSLVQVDSGSGSTNPNKILPEVEVVEGGDPMILGGSEDGAGFPPPDIHNEAHPNTEVSWLLGIFAVFISCISSGFSGVYFERLVKRGKQPSLIIRNIQLGMFSIFFAIIAVTSDGAAISEGGFFQGYTWTTWGVVLIQAFGGLMVSVTMKYADNILKGFATSLSIVMSTLVSWLVLGDAAPSMQFVLGASIVIASTVLYGLTPQAAKGSNQGNLQPRTDSPHKIMGNKKSK; via the exons ATGGGTGGGCTAATGAGAACCACAGCTTGGGATGACCAAGCCTCAGGTGGATGGTTGAAGAAGCATCTCTTCAGCATCAAGACCCTCAGCTTGATAGTGCTGTCAGTGCAGACTTCAACCATGGTATTGCTCCTTCGGTACAGCCGTACACCCACCACAAGCAACCAAACACCATATATTATAACAACTGCAGTCCTGTTGTCAGAAATTCTGAAATTGGGTCTTTCTTTAGGCTTTTTACATATAGAGGCTG GAAAAGTGCTAAGAGTAACATTACATCGCCTTTATCGCGATGTACTCATGAATGTGTGGGAGACATTCAAGTTAGCTGTCCCTGCTTGCTTGTATGTGGTGCAAAATAACCTCCTCTTCATTGCACTCTCCAATCTTGATGCTGCTACTTATCAA GTAACATACCAGCTAAAGATCTTAACAACAGCCATATTCTCCTGGGTGATTCTAGGCAAACATCTCAGTCCAATACATTGGCTCTCTTTATGCTTTCTTATGCTTGGAGTTTCTCTTGTACAG GTTGATAGCGGAAGTGGCAGCACAAATCCCAACAAAATATTACCAGAAGTTGAGGTTGTTGAGGGTGGAGACCCTATGATCCTAGGAGGCTCTGAGGATGGGGCTGGCTTCCCCCCCCCTGATATACACAATGAAGCACACCCAAACACAGAAGTCTCATGGCTTTTGGGAATCTTTGCAGTTTTTATATCATGCATCTCCAGTGGCTTCTCTGGAGTATATTTTGAGAGGCTGGTCAAAAGAGGAAAGCAGCCATCTCTAATTATCAGAAATATTCAACTTG ggatgttttctattttttttgctataataGCAGTAACCAGTGATGGAGCAGCAATCTCAGAAGGAGGATTCTTCCAGGGGTATACCTGGACCACATGGGGTGTTGTCTTGATACAG GCATTTGGTGGCTTGATGGTATCAGTGACCATGAAATATGCTGACAATATCCTGAAGGGCTTTGCCACATCGCTGTCTATTGTCATGTCAACACTAGTGTCCTGGTTGGTCCTGGGAGATGCAGCTCCTTCTATGCAGTTTGTTTTAGGAGCTTCGATTGTTATTGCATCAACAGTTCTGTATGGTCTGACCCCCCAGGCAGCTAAGGGCAGTAACCAAGGGAATCTACAACCAAGAACTGACAGCCCTCATAAG ATTATGGGGAACAAAAAGTCCAAGTGA